Genomic segment of Niallia taxi:
TGACTGAAAACGAACAGAAAATTACAGATTTAATTCGTAATGAAATTGATAGAGGCTTCACGAAGGTTTGGTCTGAAGGAGGGTACAGCAATCAGAAGAAAGCATTACTATTCAGTGTAGTAGAACAATCTGAGGCTGTATATTTAAAAGAACTAATTCAAAGAAGCGACAATAGTTCCTTTGTAATTTTCTTAAATGCTTCAGATATAATCGGCAGAGGATTTTCATTGCCGAGAGATTTTCCAAGAAGCTAATCGATATTGAGGCTGGGACATAAGTAAGTGAACCAGCGTAAAGACCGAACTACTTAATCGACCATGATTAAATAGTTCGGCTTTTTTTGTTTTTTAGTTTTAATACACTGATTAGAAAACTTAGTGGAATGGAGCGGAGGCCACTCGACTACTAAGGGAAATAGAGGAAAGGATGAGACCCCGCAGGCGAAGACGAGGAGGCTCAGCTTCCTCCCCGCGGAAAGCGCGAGGACGAGCGCGCAATGAAACGAACTAATTTTAACTCCATATTCTATTTAGTCACAAGCTTCATTTTTCCAATTTAGATGTAATTCTATTATGCGTGTTTAAAAAGCTTATCTTTTGTTTTGTCCCAGCCTCATCTTTTATTTAAAGATAAAAAAATAAAGAAAGTTTTTCGAAGGATAAGTTATAGAAGAATAACAAAGTCGAGGATGCTTATGAAACAGTTTTTCTGCTATAGGAAAGTATTAATTACTACTATTATAATGTGAAATCCCCAACAAGTTACTAGCACATAATCTAGTAGGACATATATAAGGTTAGTAAACATACGGAAATAATAGGAGAAAGTACTAATACTATTGTATTAAAGTAATGTTTTGGAGAAAGTGAAAAATACAAGAAAACTTCCATTGACATAATGTATTTATACCTTTTATAATCAGCGGAGTAAAAATTTCGAGCAATTAAGAGAGTATACCTAATTTAGAATAAATTGTTTGAAAATTTTAATTTTAATTAACATTCTGGGAGGATTACAGCTTTGAGTCAACTTTTTCGTAGAAAATCTGTGAATGTGATGATTTCGCAATCTCAAAATAAAACGCTGAGCCGATCGATGGGTATTATGGATCTCATCTTTTTGGGTGTCGGCTGTGTAATTGGTACAGGTATTTTCGTTGTAACAGGAGTTGTAGCAGCGGAAAGTGCAGGTCCAGCCATTATTCTTTCCTTTGTACTTGCAGGTATCGCTTGTGCACTTGCAGCATTTTGTTATGCAGAATTTTCGTCTGCAGTACCGCTGTCGGGTAGTGTGTACACATACACTTATGCAACACTAGGTGAGTTATTTGCCTTTTTAATTGGCTGGGATTTGATGATGGAATATGTTCTCGCCATAGCAGCAGTTGCAACAGGCTGGTCAGCTTACTTCCAGTCCTTGATCGCAGGCTTTAATATTAACTTGCCAGCAAGCATTACGTCAGCTCCAGGAGTAGGTAAAGGTGGGCTTGTCGACCTTCCGGCGATGCTTATTATTTTAGCCATCACTGCATTGGTCTCAAAAGGTGTAAAAGAAAGTATTAAGTTCAACAATATTATGGTTTTCGTTAAACTAGCAGTTATCCTATTATTCATTATTGTCGGTGTTTGGTATGTGAAGCCAGATAACTGGACTCCATTCATGCCATTTGGTTTCAATGGGGTAATTACCGGAGCGGCAACTGTTTTCTTTGCATATATCGGCTTTGATGTTATCGCAACAGCTTCTGAAGAAGTGAAAAACCCAGGCAAAACAATGCCTATTGGTATTATCGGGTCACTGGCAATTTGTACAGTATTATATATTGCGGTATCAGCTGTCTTAACTGGAATGATTCCATTCACACAACTTGGTGTAGGAGCGCCAGTGTCACTTGCATTAGAATCAGTAGGACAAGATGCGATTGCAGGGATTATATCGATTGGGGCAGTAATGGGGATTACAACAGTTATTCTAGCGTTGATTTACGCACAAGTGCGTTTAAGCTATGCAATGAGCCGTGATGGTCTTCTTCCGAAGATGCTTTCTTCTGTAAACAATAAGACAAAAACACCATTCAAAAATACATGGCTGACAGGAATTATTGCTGCATGTATCGCTGGTTTTGTAGATTTGTCTACACTGGCTCATTTAGTAAACATGGGGACATTGGCAGCCTTTACGTTAATTTCAATCGCGATTATTGTATTGCGTAAAAAATTCCCTGAGCTTAAAGGTTCCTTCCGGGTACCATTCGTACCTGCATTGCCAATCATCAGTGCCCTTCTTTGTATTGGTTTAGCAATCAGCTTGCCAGGAATTACTTGGATTGCTTTTGTTATTTGGCTGGCAGTTGGAACGGTCATTTACTTCGTATTTTCAAGGAAAAATAGTAAATTGAATAATTAATTGGAAAGCAGCCATTGGCTGCTTTTTTGTTTTGTATGAAGGCAAAATAAACGACAGCTGCTAATATTTGCAACTGTCGTGAGTGTTAAGCCTAATTAAGCTTCTTTATGTACCATGCATCCATCGCTGAGTGCTCTGACCCATCTAATGGCTTCGCTAATAGCTCAAATTCAAACTTTTCATAGAGAGCACACGCAGCCTTTAATTGTTGGCGTGTCTCCAAATAGCAATTATTATAATGCTTTGCAGCAAAGTCCAAGGCAGTTTCCATCAGAAGGTTAGCATAGCCTTTTCCTTGGGCTTTAGAGCTTAAATACAGCTTTTGTAATTCACAGGTCCTGCTTTCTTCATTGAAAGGGGCTATTCCTATGCCGCCGACCACTTCACCATCATGTATTGCCACCCAGTAGGCAGCAGATTCCAACGAATTGTAGTAAGAGGTCAAATTATCTAAAGATGGATCAAAATAAGCAGTGCCTTTAATATTTAAACCGACAGACTCAAGTGAATGACGGATGATGGCAGCTATTGTTTCATTGTCTTGATGTTCTATCTCTCTAACAATCATTTAATATTCCCCTTTGTTCTATGTGATAAGTAAATGTTACCTCATTTTTTTGAAAATACAAATAGTTTTACAGGTGGTTTATTGTAACACTAAGTTTAACTGAAGGAGGAAATGGGTAAATTGAACTATAATTTTTCTGGAATGAAGGAAGCTCTTTGTTATTTTTTATTACTTTGAAAGTAAGAAATTGGTGATAGAAAAATAAGATCTATACACAAATATACTCCTCTGAAGGTGTTAACTGATTGTCAAACATTAACAAATGCGTATATCTTCCTTTCTTGATTAGTTGCAATATATAATAGGTCTAAAGTAGTGTGTTCGGGTCTTTAGTGGGAGGTTAGTTATGATTAATCCAATTTTGTATTTTTCTATGTTGTATTATTTGTGTGCCGTTGCTAAATATAAATATGTTTGTAACTACAACAGTTGCAGGGAAGAAAATGCATGAAGCATTATATACTTTATTTTTAGCTATTATATGTGGTTTTATCATTTCTATTATTCCTTATATAGGTCTATTAAGTATAAGAGCTATGGAATTGTCGAAAGTAAGTTTACTGCTTACTTTTAAAAATACTGTATATACAATTTTATTCTGTTTTGTAAGTTTTTTGCTGCTGAGTACTATTGGAAAGGTTGCGGTTAAGCCATCTAGGTATAATACAAACAAAAAGAAGGGGATTATTCCTTATTTAGTATTGAGTGTTGTGGTTGCTGCATTTATCTTACTTTATATTGTTTATTTATTAGATAGAGTTTACTCCATTCCTTTATATTTAAATAATATTAATGTTTTTTATTCTGTTACACTTTTAACAACCTCTATTTATAATATAGCGCGAATTATTGAGCATCTTCATATAGATCAATTAATGATTAATAGGGGAATAACTTATACGAAGAGTTCCATTTTCTTTACGGTATTCAGTATTTCTTTTGGTTCAACCATCTACATGTTTATACAAAGTTTATTCCAAGCTGCAGGTTTCTCTATCGTTATGGTCTCTATTATCAGTTTACTTGTATTATTTATCATAACGATTAATTATATTGAAAACCAAATGATTTATCAGAATGGTACAGTAGAGAATCAAAATATGAAACTTAAAATAAATGAACAGCAATTCAGATCATTATTTCAGTATAATCCGGATGCGATTTTTATTTTAGATTTGGAAGGGAATTTCAAAGAAGTAAATCCTTCTGCTTTAACGTTAACTGGTTACACATTAAGAGAGGTTCTCCAGCTGAAAATAACAGACCTTGTGTTAAAAGAAGAAACGGAAGGATTAACGGCATTTCTTCATGAGGTTATAAAAGGAAGCAGTATCTGCTTTGAGACCTTTATCTACACTAAAGATGCTCAACGTGTAAATCTCAATATTACAGCAACACAGATTAAAATAGATGATTCTATCACAGGTATATATGTCATTGCCCAGGATGTAACAGAACAAAATCAAGTGCAAGATAAGGTAAACTTCTTAGCGTATCACGATGAGCTTACAGGACTGTTGAATCGTCGTGGGATTTATGGACAGGTAGATGAGCAAATAAATAAGGGGACTAATTTTGCGACAATTTTAATTGATGTTGATATGTTCAAGGACATTAATGACCATCTTGGTCATGCAGCTGGGGATACATTGCTTAGCCTTATTGCAAAAAGGTTCCAAAATACCATTAAGGATAGAGGGTTAATTGGAAGACTTGGTGGAGATGAATTTCTAATCTGCTTTACTGAGATGAAAAGCTCAGCAGAAGTTAAATGTTTGATAAAAGATATTCAAACAGATATGAAGCGCCCCTTTAAAATAGCAGGTGTGCAAAAAGAAATCACACTGAGTATCGGTGTTTCTTATTACCCAAATGATGGCGACGATTGTGAAACGTTAATAAAGCATGCCGATATGGCGATGTATGCTGCCAAAAAAGCTGGACGGAATAACTATTCAGAATATGAATCATGCTTAGAGCATGATATGCTTTCGAAAATTACGATGTACGAAGAAATCAAAAATTCTATACAGGAGGAACAGTTTGAACTCTATTATCAACCTAAACACAGTGTAAAAGATGAGAATATTGTTGGTGTTGAGGCTCTTATACGTTGGCCGCATCCCGAAAAGGGATTTATCAGCCCTGGAGAATTTATACCTTTAGCAGAGGATACAGATTTAATTATTCCGTTAGGTAACTGGGTAATTAGAAAAGCCTTTAGACAGTATAGAGAGTGGAATACAATTTCTCCAATTGACTTGCACTTGTCAATAAACATTTCACCAAAACAGTTTATTGACGATAATTTTATCCCGTTTTTATTAAGAAGCGTAAAAGAGTTTTCCGTTTCACCAAAAAAAATAGATTTAGAGATAACTGAAAGTTTAGCTATTGAAAATACCGAATTAACATTAGAAAAAATCAATCAATTAAAAAAGATTGGTTTTAAAATTACTATGGATGATTTTGGTACCGGATATACGTCATTAACGTACTTATCTAAATTTCCATTGGATAGAATTAAAATAGATCAATCCTTTATTAGAGATATTACAAGCAATAAGAACCATGCTGCTATCGTTCAATCATTAGTATCAGTTGCTAAGAATCTTGATATCAAAGTAACCGCAGAAGGTGTTGAAACAAAGGATCAACTACTGTATTTGCAAGAATGGGATTGTGATGAAATTCAAGGATATTATTATAGTAAACCAATACCTTCTAATTCTTTCGTTGAATATCATCATAAAAAAATGAAAAGGTACTTAATGACATAAGATTTTATTTATAATTAAAGCTAAAGAAGCTGCATTTTGCAGCTTCTTTGTTAGTTATTTGAGCTTGGCAGCAAAAAATTACATTAACGAAATTTTCCAGACCTATCATTTTCTGAGGATGGCGATTATCTGAGCAACAGAGCCAATATCTTCTAAAAAGAGTACAAAAAAGAATACGATAGTACAGTAAGCCTTATAGTCATTTACAAAACTCCTCCAGAAAAATATAGTGGTGATAGGAGGTGCAACAACATGAATAAAATACAATTTCCGAAAGATTTTTTATGGGGAACTGCTTCAAGTGGTCCTCAAAGTGAAGGATATAAACATAAGACAAATGACTCTATATGGGATTATTGGTATAAAAAAGAACCAGAAAGGTTTTACAACCAGGTTGGGCCGGAAATGACTTCCAATGTGTACGAACAATATACGGAGGATGTAAGCATAATGAAAGAGCTAAACCTGAATTCCTTCCGTACGTCAATTCAATGGTCGAGGTTAATTAAGGACTTTGAAACAGGTGAAGTCGATCAAGAGGCTGCTCAATTTTACAACCGTTATATTGACGAAATGATTGCAAATGGCATTGAACCGATGATGAATCTGTTTCATTTCGACATGCCATATGAGCTGGAACAAAAGTACGGTGGTTTCAAAAGCAGACATGTTGTGGATCTGTATGTAAAGTTTGCAGAGGCAGCGTTTGCGTTGTTTGGGGATCGCGTTAAGTATTGGATTTCTTTTAATGAACCTGTAGCTTATACAAAGGGAGCGTATTGGCATAATCTTATTTATCCAAATGAAATGAGTATGCAATCATATGTTCAAGCAAACTATCATATATTGCTTGCCCATTCATTAATTGTAAGCGCATACCGTAAGGGTAACTATAGTGGTGAATTTGGTATTGTTGTTGATTTGCTGCCACCAATACCTCGAAGTGAAAACCCTGCAGACGTGGAAGCAGGCAGGATTGCTGATTTGTTTATTAACTTAATTTTTATGGATCCATGTGTAAGAGGGGAATATGATCAAGATTATTTGAACATCTTGAAAAAGCATGACTGTATGTTTCATTATCATATAGAGGATTTAGAGGCAATTAAAGAAAATACAGTAGACTTTATCGGCATCAATTACTATCAGCCGATGCGCGTTAAAGCTAGGGATAGTATGCCGAACCCATTTTCACCCTTCACACCAGAATGGTATTATGATCCATATGAAATGCCGAACAGAAGAATGAATGAATATAGAGGTTGGGAAATATATCCGAAAGCCTTATACGATATTGCCATGCGTGTGAAAAATGAATATGGCAATATTAAGTGGTATGTTTCGGAAAACGGCATGGGTGTGCAAGGTGAGGAAAGATTTAAAAACAAGGATGGCTTCATTGAAGATGATTATCGAATTGATTTCATCAAGGAGCATTTGGGATGGCTGGCAAAGGCTATTGATGAAGGATCTAATTGCTTTGGCTATCACCTATGGACATTTGTCGATAACTGGTCATGGACGAATGCTTATAAAAACAGATATGGTCTTGTATCATTAAATCTTGATAATACGGAGAGAACGATTAAAAAGTCTGGTAACTGGATAAAAGAAGCTATAAAAAACAATGATTTCTCTTAAAATAATTTAAAAGACCTTTTAAAGGAATGATTAACTTTGTCTATCAAAGTGAACTTAGCAGAGTTTAGCGAAATTGAAAAACAGGCCTATGAATTTATGGTCAAGCATCCAGACAAAGTGATCCAGCTTTCAGCAGATACTTTAGCAAAAGAGATGTTTGTCAGCAAACCGACAATATTTAGGGTGTGCAAAAAATTAGGATTTACTGGCATTGTGGAATATAAGCATTTTTTGATAAAAAGCAAACAAGAAAAAATGAAGGAGTTGAATCCTACCTTGCAAATGGTCGAACTGCTTCTTAAGGAATTTGACAATGATTTCACTCCTGGAAACATTACAGTATTTGAGCAGTCAAACATAGTGATTTTATATGCAACACAAGCAAGTACGATTGCGGCAAGCTTTCTGTCGAGACAGCTTACTAATCTAGGGTATTTTACAAGAATTGTTGAAGATGAATATGAATTTATCCAAGTTGCAGAAACGATTCCTGACAAATCAATTATTATTGCCATAAGCAATACAGGCGAAAATCATCTGCTTACACAGCATTTGTTAAAGGTCACTAATAAGGTCCCAATCTTTGCGATAACAAAAAAGAATTCATCTCTGGCAAGAATTGCAGATTATGGTCTTTTTCATAATCTTGATATTAAAACGGCATCAAAAACGGTTGATAGGGAGAACCAGCTGCCATTAATGATTCTTATTCATGAGCTTGTTGAAAGATTATGGTCATCAATGCAGGAAAGAAATTTACCAAGGGGAGATTATGATGAATAATTTGCTTTCCAAACTAGAAAGTAAACTAGTTCCACTAGCAACGAGAATTAGCAGCAATAAGCCTTTAAATGCCATAAAGGATTCAATGATAACAATCATGCCATTTTTGATTGTCGGTTCCTTATTCCTCTTGGTTGCTTATTTGCCTATTCCTGGATATAGTGAATGGATGATTGGCATATTCGGGGAAAAATTCCAATCAACATTAACGAAGGTAACAGATGCTACATTTGGTATTATAGGTCTTTTTACGCTTATTAATGTTGCATATCAATATGCAAAACAACTGGACATGGAACCGATTTTTCCAATTATGTCCTCAGTTATGTCCTTTATTATTTTAACAACTGTGACAGATGGAAGCTTTGGATTGGAATGGCTAGGAACAAAAGGTATGTTTGTTTCAATTTTAATTGCACTAGTTGCAACTCGTTTATATAAGAAATTTTACGAGTTTGGTATCGGGCCAAAAATGCCTGAAGGAGTTCCGCCAGGCGTTATCAGATCATTTTCATCCTTAATTCCTGTAGGGCTGATTGCTGCGATTGTTCTTGCATCGCAAATTGGATTCAGCTTTACACCATACAAGGATATTCATCAATTTATATACCATATTGTACAAATGCCGTTATTAGGTTTAGGAGATAGTCTTATTTCCATTATTATCGCTGAGGTAATCGGCCAGCTGCTTTGGTTCTTCGGACTTCATGGTAATGCAATTGTAAACGCTATTATGGATCCGATTTGGCTTGGTTTATCTGCAGAGAACTTGAACGCTTTCCAGCAAGGACATGAATTGCCTCATATCATCACGAAGCAGTTTAAAGAGATATACATGCAAATAGGTGGCTCTGGTTCTACCATTGCATTAGCATTGTGTATGACACTATTTTCCAAATCAAAGCATTTAAAAACACTTGGTTTGCTTGCATTGCCTGCCAGCATCTTTAATATCAATGAGCCAATCATCTTTGGTTTATCTATTGTATTGAACCCAATCATGTTTATCCCTTGGTTGATTATGACACCAATCTCTGCTGTTATTTCATTCACTGCAATGAGCACAGGGCTTGTATCAGCAACAAGCGGTGTCATCATCCCATGGACTACACCATTGTTCATCAGTGGTTACTTAGTTTCGGGTGTAAGTGGAATGGTTCTGCAAATTGTCCTGCTTCTTGTTGGCTTCCTAATCTACATGCCATTCTTCAAGCTGCTGGATAAACAGCTGTTGGCTCGAGAGCTGGAGGAGGCTAATGGTTCCGGGGGCTTAAAAATGTTTAAGTAATTCCCAAAAATATTTATACAAAAGCAAAAAAAAATCCTATGGATATCCATAGGATTTTTTACTGTTTACTTCGAAAACAGCTTCTTAGCTTCCTCCATTGCAAGCTTGTTACCGAGTGCTGAGTAGTCAAGCCAAGGCTGATCGGAAACAACATAAACATGCTTGTTTTTGACAGCATTTAAACCTTGATAAATTGGGGATTCTTCGAGCTGCTTGAAGGCTGTTTGGGCTTTGTCGTCACTGTTTACAACGACAAAAATAGCATCAGCATCGAAATCAGGTAAAACTTCCTGGGAAATGACTTCATATGGCTGTGTGGAATCTAATTCTTCTATTCCTGCTGCTGGCTTAAATCCTAAATCATCAAATAGTATTGGGCCAAGTGGACGTTTTGTCGTAAATACACGAAGCTCTTTAGCAGTTACACGGATAGCCATAACTTTACTGTTTTCCCCAAGTTCATCAGTAGCCAATGTTTTCACTTCACTTGTCAGGCTTTCATAGTCTGCAATGAAATCTTCCGCTTCCTGGGTGCGGTCGACGAGCTTGCCGATTGCCTTCAAATGATCGCGCCAAGTTCCCTCATCAAGGTTAAAGCTTTCTGTTGGAGCAATGTCTTTGAATTTTGAAATATCCTCCCCTGAAATTCCTTCATCAATATATATGACAGAAGGATCTAAGGCGATAACTGCTTCCATATCAGGGTCTTTTGCAGGACCAAGCTTTGTTGAATTCTTTAATCGATTCTTAACATGTGGAAGAAAATCATTTAGCTCACCGCCGACAACAGAGCCGACAGGAGTTATTCCTAATGCAAGGAGGTCATTTGTAAGATGGATTGAAAGAGACGCGATTTTTGGTTCGTCTTTTTCTGTTTTAGTGTCACTTGCCTTACTGTCAGTTGAGGATGTTTGTCCGCAAGCAGCAAGAATTAATAACAGCATTGCTGTGAATACCATAAGTAGTTGCTTGTTCATTGTGTTCTCCTCGGTGAATTATTTTGTTTTTGTTAATAAGTAAAGAAAATAAGGTCCGCCTATCGCTGCTACAACAATCCCAGCTGGTATCGCATTTGGTTGAAAGATCGAACGCCCAACAGTATCCGATAAGACAAGTATGACCATACCGAGAAGCCCTGCGACAGGAAGAAAATGCTGATGTCTAGGTCCGACTAAACGGCGTGCAAGATGGGGGGCCACGAGCCCTATAAAGCCAATCCCTCCAACCATTGCTACACTTGCACTGGATAAGGCAACAGCAATTGCTAGCATGCTCAAGCGAGTGCGGAGCACAGAAACACCGAGCCCCACCGCCGTACTGTCTCCAAAAGATAAAGCATCTAGCTTTCGTGATTGCAGAATGCCTATAGGGGTCAATATAACAATCCATGGTAGTAGTGCGATAACATGTATCCAATCCCTGCCCCAAACATTGCCGACTAGCCACCTTGATGCAAATGTGTATGTATCCTCATCAAGACGCAGGGACAGAAACAAGGTGATAGCATTAAAGCAGGCTGCTATCGCAATCCCGACAAGGATGAGTCGAATTGGCAGTATCCCTTTATAGCGATCATATGTAAGTAAGATGATGATAAATGCCGTCAAGCATCCACCAATAAAAGTGAATAATGGAATAAGCAATGCGGCTTTATCGTTCAAGGAATGAAAATAGGTGACAAACATGATTAGCCCAAATGAAGCACCTGCATGTAATCCGATAACGCCTGGGTCTGCCAATGGATTCCTTGATACGCCCTGCAGAATTGCACCTGATATACCAAGACCTATGCCTGCCAACATTGTAATGATGATGCGAGGCAGGCGATAGTCAAACAGCACAAGTGAGGATTTGTTATCACCAAACCCAAGCAAAGTTCGCACTACTTCAAGTGGTGCAATCCGCAGTGAGCCTGTATTCAAACTGATTAAAATGACGATAACATTTATAAGAACTAACGCGAGAGCGACTGTAAGGGTTTTAGAGCTGCGTAAGTTTGCTTTCATCTATAAATCCCTCCCAACCTTACGTGCTGTATAAAGAAAGAAAGGAACACCTACTGCAGCGACTATTATCCCTATTGCCAATTCTCGCGGAGGATTAACAGTACGTGCTCCTAAATCGGCAAGCATTAAGAGAATTGCCCCTAGCAAGGCTGACATTGGAATGATAAAACTATAGTCAGAGCCTACAAGCTTGCGAGCAATATGTGGAATAACTAGTCCGATAAATCCGATAGAACCGACAGCCGACACAGATACGCCTGCCAAAATGACTGCGGCAATGATGGATAGGAGTTTAATCAGATTCACTTTTATGCCGAGATTCATGGCGGTTTCTTCACCTATTGCAATAAGGGATATAGAGCGTCCCATGCTAACAGCCCATATAATTGTGAGCACAATCACAGGAACTAGCACCTTCAATTGGTCCCATTTAATGCCTGCAACCCCTCCTGCATACCAAAAGGCAAGATCTTGGCTTAAATCGAAGTATATCGCGATGCCTGCACTTAAAGAGTGCAATAGAGCAGCAATCACTGCTCCTGATACGGTTAATCTCATTGGGGTCAGGCCGCCAGGAACAGAAGCACCCATTATAAAGATTAATAGTGTACTAAGGGCAGCCCCAATAAAGGAAAATACCATTAATAGCGAGTAGGAGATGCTCGGAACAAAGGCAAAGCATAGAGTTACAACAAACATCGCTCCTGCGTTAATGCCAAGTACCCCTGCATCTGCTAAAGGATTACGTGTTACGCCTTGCATAAGTGCTCCGGCAACAGCAAAAGCAGCTCCGACAATGGCAGCACCAATCACTCTCGGTAGTCGCAGTTCATAAATGATTTGCTGTTCAGTAAGTGAGGAATCATAGTTGAAAATCGCTGTCCAAACATGATGAAAGGTGATATCCTTTGCTCCGAAAGAAACTGCTGTTACTAATGTAACAATTAATCCAGCTAGGAAGAAAATGAATAATAGTAGCCTCCACATGTTGTGTAAACGATTATTTAAATGTTTTAGATGAGGGGTTTGCAACATATAAGTAGCCTTTTCCTTTTCTTAATTACTAATAATGAAAATCATTATCATTTTCATTTCCCTATTATATGGACAATATTTCCGTAACGCAATCTTTTTTTAGTTAATTA
This window contains:
- a CDS encoding FecCD family ABC transporter permease — protein: MKANLRSSKTLTVALALVLINVIVILISLNTGSLRIAPLEVVRTLLGFGDNKSSLVLFDYRLPRIIITMLAGIGLGISGAILQGVSRNPLADPGVIGLHAGASFGLIMFVTYFHSLNDKAALLIPLFTFIGGCLTAFIIILLTYDRYKGILPIRLILVGIAIAACFNAITLFLSLRLDEDTYTFASRWLVGNVWGRDWIHVIALLPWIVILTPIGILQSRKLDALSFGDSTAVGLGVSVLRTRLSMLAIAVALSSASVAMVGGIGFIGLVAPHLARRLVGPRHQHFLPVAGLLGMVILVLSDTVGRSIFQPNAIPAGIVVAAIGGPYFLYLLTKTK
- a CDS encoding FecCD family ABC transporter permease — protein: MLQTPHLKHLNNRLHNMWRLLLFIFFLAGLIVTLVTAVSFGAKDITFHHVWTAIFNYDSSLTEQQIIYELRLPRVIGAAIVGAAFAVAGALMQGVTRNPLADAGVLGINAGAMFVVTLCFAFVPSISYSLLMVFSFIGAALSTLLIFIMGASVPGGLTPMRLTVSGAVIAALLHSLSAGIAIYFDLSQDLAFWYAGGVAGIKWDQLKVLVPVIVLTIIWAVSMGRSISLIAIGEETAMNLGIKVNLIKLLSIIAAVILAGVSVSAVGSIGFIGLVIPHIARKLVGSDYSFIIPMSALLGAILLMLADLGARTVNPPRELAIGIIVAAVGVPFFLYTARKVGRDL